Proteins encoded together in one Nitrospirota bacterium window:
- the tsf gene encoding translation elongation factor Ts, producing the protein MSIDANVVKELREQTGAGLMDCKRALTETGGSIEKALDVLRQKGLATAAKKASREASEGLIGSYIHMDKLGVMVEINCETDFVAKTDDFRQLTKDVAMHIAAANPPYLKREDIPADVIAKEKEIYASQITGKPAQIVEKIVEGKLEKFYSDTCLMEQVFVKDPEQKKKVKEIVLEKVAKLGENIVIKRFTRFQLGEKC; encoded by the coding sequence ATGAGTATAGACGCCAATGTTGTAAAAGAACTTAGAGAACAGACAGGTGCAGGACTTATGGACTGCAAGAGGGCGCTTACGGAAACAGGCGGCAGTATTGAGAAGGCGCTGGATGTGCTGAGGCAAAAGGGGCTTGCCACAGCCGCCAAAAAGGCAAGCAGGGAGGCCTCTGAGGGGCTTATTGGTTCCTATATTCATATGGATAAACTCGGCGTTATGGTGGAAATAAACTGCGAGACTGATTTTGTTGCAAAGACTGATGATTTCAGGCAGTTGACCAAGGATGTGGCTATGCATATTGCCGCCGCAAACCCGCCGTATCTGAAAAGGGAGGATATTCCTGCTGATGTTATAGCAAAAGAAAAAGAAATATACGCATCTCAGATAACAGGAAAGCCTGCCCAGATTGTTGAAAAAATCGTAGAGGGCAAGCTGGAAAAATTTTATTCAGACACCTGCCTCATGGAGCAGGTCTTTGTAAAAGACCCCGAACAGAAGAAAAAAGTCAAAGAAATAGTTCTGGAGAAAGTAGCAAAACTCGGTGAAAATATTGTCATTAAGCGGTTTACAAGATTTCAGCTCGGCGAGAAATGTTAG
- a CDS encoding UMP kinase — MAKTKYKRVLLKLSGEAFMGSKNYGIDHMVISSIAGELKEVASRGVQVAVVIGGGNIFRGLEASAEGMERASADYMGMLATVLNALALQHALERIGVATRVQSAIEMQELAEPYIRRKAVRHLEKGRVVIFAGGTGNPYFTTDTAAALRAMEIGAQVIFKATKVDGVYSSDPMKDRKAKKFPEIKYIDVLKKGLHVMDSTAISLCMDNKLPIIVFSLREKGNIKKIMEGKKIGTLIS, encoded by the coding sequence ATGGCAAAAACTAAATACAAACGCGTGCTCCTGAAGTTAAGCGGCGAAGCCTTTATGGGCAGTAAGAATTATGGAATTGACCACATGGTCATCAGTTCCATAGCAGGCGAGCTCAAAGAGGTCGCTTCCCGCGGTGTGCAGGTCGCTGTCGTCATAGGCGGGGGCAATATTTTCAGGGGACTGGAGGCAAGCGCCGAAGGAATGGAAAGGGCCTCTGCAGATTATATGGGCATGCTGGCTACTGTGCTTAATGCCCTTGCGCTTCAGCACGCCCTTGAACGTATTGGCGTGGCAACAAGGGTGCAGTCGGCAATAGAGATGCAGGAGCTTGCAGAGCCTTATATCAGAAGAAAGGCCGTAAGGCATCTTGAAAAAGGCAGGGTAGTTATCTTTGCCGGCGGCACAGGCAATCCGTATTTTACCACTGATACCGCGGCGGCATTGAGGGCCATGGAAATCGGCGCACAGGTTATTTTCAAGGCTACAAAAGTGGACGGCGTCTACAGCAGTGATCCGATGAAAGACCGGAAGGCAAAAAAATTTCCTGAGATTAAATATATTGACGTACTTAAGAAAGGACTCCACGTTATGGATTCCACGGCAATTTCCCTGTGTATGGACAATAAACTCCCGATAATTGTATTCAGCCTGAGAGAAAAAGGCAATATCAAAAAAATCATGGAAGGCAAAAAAATCGGGACATTGATCAGTTGA
- the frr gene encoding ribosome recycling factor, with product MQAEVKKRLTEKMEKTLEVLKKDLASIRTGRASLSILDGLTVDYYGTPTPLNQVATLAVPESRLITIQPWEPKLIPEIEKAIQKSDLGLNPANDGKMVRVPIPPLTEERRQQIIKHVHKRAEEARVAVRNIRRDGNDEIKKLQKEKHISEDDVKKSTDEIQKITDGHIKRVDEIMSHKEKELMEI from the coding sequence ATGCAGGCAGAAGTAAAGAAAAGACTTACCGAAAAGATGGAAAAGACGCTTGAGGTGCTTAAAAAAGACCTCGCAAGCATAAGGACAGGCAGGGCGTCGCTTTCAATATTAGACGGGCTGACAGTTGATTATTATGGAACGCCTACGCCTCTTAATCAGGTCGCAACCCTGGCAGTGCCCGAAAGCAGGCTGATTACCATTCAGCCCTGGGAGCCTAAACTTATACCTGAAATTGAAAAAGCCATACAGAAATCAGACCTCGGCTTAAATCCGGCAAATGACGGCAAGATGGTCCGCGTCCCGATCCCTCCGCTTACAGAGGAGCGCAGACAGCAGATAATCAAGCATGTACACAAAAGGGCTGAGGAGGCGAGGGTCGCCGTAAGAAATATCCGCCGTGACGGCAACGATGAAATAAAAAAACTCCAGAAGGAAAAACACATAAGCGAAGATGACGTCAAAAAATCAACTGATGAGATACAGAAAATTACAGATGGTCATATAAAAAGAGTTGATGAAATCATGTCCCATAAAGAAAAAGAACTGATGGAAATATAG
- the gap gene encoding type I glyceraldehyde-3-phosphate dehydrogenase: MAIRVGINGFGRIGRNFLRTCLGENGIDIVCINDLTDAKTLAHLLKYDSVHGICKADIKVRDNGISVNGKEIKVTAISDPAQLPWKDMKVDVVLESTGRFVDKDSTSKHLTAGAGWVIISAPAKDPDATVCMGVNEETLDVKKHKIISNASCTTNCLAPMAKIIHQKFTIKRGLMTTIHSYTNDQRILDFPHKDLRRARAAAVSMIPTTTGAAKAVGLVLPVLKGKLDGMAIRVPAPNVSVVDLVAEVEKPATAEAVNAALKEAAEGPLKGILQYCDEPLVSIDFNGNPHSSIVDAALTKVLEGQMVKVLSWYDNEWGYSSRIKDLILYMAGKK, encoded by the coding sequence ATGGCAATACGTGTCGGCATTAACGGTTTTGGGAGGATTGGAAGGAATTTTCTAAGGACCTGTCTCGGGGAAAACGGAATTGATATTGTATGCATTAACGACCTTACTGATGCAAAGACGCTGGCGCACCTTCTTAAGTATGACTCTGTTCACGGTATCTGCAAGGCTGACATAAAAGTCAGGGACAACGGCATTTCCGTAAACGGAAAGGAGATAAAGGTTACTGCAATCAGCGACCCGGCGCAGCTTCCGTGGAAGGATATGAAGGTTGATGTAGTGCTTGAATCAACCGGCAGGTTTGTGGATAAGGACAGCACCTCAAAGCATTTAACGGCAGGAGCCGGCTGGGTAATTATATCAGCGCCTGCAAAAGACCCTGATGCAACTGTCTGCATGGGCGTTAATGAGGAGACGCTTGATGTCAAAAAGCACAAGATTATCTCCAATGCCTCGTGCACGACAAACTGCCTGGCCCCGATGGCAAAGATAATTCATCAGAAATTTACAATCAAGCGCGGACTCATGACTACCATACATTCGTACACCAATGACCAGAGAATCCTTGACTTTCCGCACAAGGATTTAAGAAGGGCCAGGGCTGCCGCAGTCTCAATGATACCTACAACAACAGGCGCGGCAAAGGCAGTCGGGCTTGTACTGCCTGTGTTGAAGGGAAAGCTTGACGGCATGGCCATCAGGGTGCCTGCGCCCAATGTCTCTGTGGTGGACCTCGTTGCCGAGGTGGAAAAACCGGCAACTGCGGAAGCCGTAAATGCAGCGCTGAAAGAAGCGGCGGAGGGACCGCTTAAGGGAATTTTGCAGTATTGCGATGAACCGCTTGTATCAATTGATTTTAACGGCAACCCTCATTCATCCATAGTTGACGCAGCGCTTACAAAAGTCCTTGAAGGGCAGATGGTCAAGGTTCTTTCATGGTACGACAATGAATGGGGATACAGCAGCCGCATCAAAGATTTAATCCTTTACATGGCAGGCAAAAAGTGA
- a CDS encoding phosphoglycerate kinase has protein sequence MKNNHSEPIKGVLNKLTLADLSIKGKRLFIRADFNVPLDEDLNITDDRRIRSTIPTINYAIDEGAKLILTSHLGRPKGKVDKRYSLAPVAKRLQRLIKKEVVFLPDCIGAEVEDAVKNMKEGDIILLENLRFHPEEEKNDEAFSKKMAGLADYYINDAFGAAHRSHASTVGITKFLPSAAGFLLRKEIEYLQGVVNSPVRPFVALLGGAKVSGKIGVLGNLESKVDKVIIGGGMAYTFLKAMGYGVGDSLVEDEMLDLANKIQDKLKAKGVKFYLPVDSVIAQSVEPGAETKIVPVQEIPKGWRALDIGPASVRLFSEALGNAKTILWNGPMGVFEIDAFSRGTFALARSVADAYALTIVGGGDTDLAVSKAGVSPESISFISTGGGAALQLLEGKDLPGIAALTDKT, from the coding sequence ATGAAGAACAACCACTCAGAGCCGATAAAAGGAGTTTTAAACAAGCTTACCCTTGCAGACCTGAGTATAAAAGGGAAGCGGCTTTTCATCCGCGCGGATTTTAATGTGCCTCTTGATGAAGACCTCAATATTACGGATGACAGGAGAATACGCTCAACCATACCGACAATAAACTATGCAATTGACGAGGGCGCTAAATTAATCCTTACCTCGCATCTCGGAAGGCCCAAGGGCAAGGTGGATAAGCGGTACAGCCTTGCGCCTGTTGCAAAGAGGCTTCAGCGTCTTATAAAAAAGGAAGTTGTTTTTTTGCCGGACTGCATAGGCGCTGAAGTTGAGGACGCCGTAAAAAATATGAAGGAAGGCGACATTATCCTGCTTGAAAACCTGAGATTTCATCCTGAGGAAGAGAAAAACGATGAGGCTTTCAGCAAAAAAATGGCAGGGCTTGCGGATTATTATATAAATGACGCATTTGGAGCGGCGCACAGGAGTCATGCCTCCACGGTCGGCATAACAAAATTTCTTCCTTCTGCCGCAGGATTCCTTTTACGCAAAGAGATTGAATACCTGCAGGGAGTTGTAAATTCCCCGGTCAGGCCGTTTGTGGCGCTTTTGGGCGGCGCAAAGGTATCAGGGAAAATCGGGGTGCTCGGAAATCTTGAGAGCAAGGTAGACAAGGTTATCATAGGCGGCGGTATGGCGTACACTTTTTTAAAGGCAATGGGCTATGGGGTAGGAGACTCGCTTGTTGAGGATGAAATGCTGGACCTTGCAAACAAGATCCAGGATAAGCTCAAGGCAAAGGGCGTCAAGTTTTACCTGCCGGTAGACAGCGTTATTGCCCAGAGCGTTGAGCCGGGCGCTGAAACAAAGATAGTCCCTGTTCAGGAAATCCCCAAAGGCTGGAGGGCGCTGGACATAGGACCTGCATCGGTCAGGCTTTTTTCAGAGGCGCTCGGCAATGCAAAGACCATATTGTGGAACGGACCCATGGGGGTTTTTGAAATAGATGCGTTTTCACGCGGCACCTTTGCGCTTGCGCGCTCGGTTGCAGACGCTTATGCCCTTACAATCGTAGGCGGAGGCGACACCGACCTTGCCGTAAGCAAGGCAGGGGTTTCTCCTGAAAGCATATCCTTTATCTCAACAGGCGGCGGCGCGGCGCTTCAGCTTCTTGAAGGCAAAGACCTGCCGGGCATCGCAGCGCTTACGGATAAGACGTAA